The Anaerobaca lacustris genome includes the window ATCCGAGATCGCCAGCAACACATTCTACATGGAATGGCCGCCCCACTCCGGCCGGACACAGGAGTTCCCCGAGGTGGACCGCGCGGCCTGGTTCACCTTCGCCGACGCTCAGGAAAAGATACTCAAAGGCCAGCTTCCGCTCATCATCGAATTGGCAAGTCTCCTGCGGGCCCGATGACACAAACAGGCTCCTGCACCGCCTCCCGCACGACGCCTCACCCAGCCGTTCCATCGCGATATACGAACAAAGCCTGCCTCGAGCGCAGCCGAGAGGAGATTCGAGATACGCCTTTCCCCTTGCCCCGCCCCCCCTCCTTCGCCGACAATACCCCCAACGAGCACCGGGCGCAGAACCGCCCCGGCGGACATCGAGGACCAAGAGACGTGCGAAACCGAGAACTCGCGACAATGCGACGAGACAACGCGACGATGAGGCAACTGTCCCCGTCGGATTCCGAGCCGTAAATTGTATTTTAAGGGCTGACCCCAAGATACCTGCGTAAATGAGTTCAAAAGGTATTCAGTGATGTCGAGATCTCTTCTGGCCAGAATAGCCTCATGGATGTATCCGAAGTCTCATGAAGCGTATGAGTTCTGGGATCAGATTTCCAGTCTTCGCGATGAGGGTCGTTTTGTTGAGGCGTACAGCGTGTTTTGCAGGGCAATTCAGAAGTATCCGCAAGTTCTGGACAGCGGCGATATTTGCGTAATGCTGGCAGAGCTGGAGTTGTCGGCAAACATGAATCATCAGGAAGCGTTGAGACTCTTGGACAGAGCGACCAAGCAAGGGTATACGGCAGAGGCGAGGTATTACCGTGTGCATGGCATGGCTATCTGGCAGGGCGGACAATACGAAGCGGCGATAACGGATATCGAGAGAGCTGTTTCATTGGATGCCGATTCCGTGAACCTGATTCCGTTCGCAGAGCGTCTCTCTTTTGTGGATGACAGCCGCGCGAGCGACATATGGCTTCGTATCCTGGAAAAGGAACCAGACAATTGCATGGCCCATGCCTATCTCGCACGTGAATCCATAAAGGCCGGAGATACTAGTGCGGCCTTGCGTTGGGCTGAAAAAGCCGCGCAACTGAACCCGTCAGGGTCAGATCTGTACGAAATCGGACACATATACCATGGGCTATCGAGGTTCCGCGACGCTATCCAATTCTACGCGCGGGCCAAAGAATCAGGGTATGAAAATAGAGCTGCTGTGCTCGCAAGTATGGCTGCATGCCACATCTCTTTGGGAGAACCGGCACAAGCCAAGGCTGATCTGGAAGAAGCCTCCCTTTACGACTCTGATGACGACTATGTGAAATTCGTATGGCAGGAATACCAGCGGAGTTATTGGGGGGGCGAGGGGGGCGAGAGGACAGCCACCTAGTTGAAGGTCTGCCATTCGGGACGCCTTGCTCATTTCCGGCGGGATGAGTGATGTCGCTGCAGCGTGATTCCCTTGGATCTGGCAGGACGTCGCTGGAGTAGAGACGAGCGAGGAGATCCGGCGGGCGTCAGGTGGGCCGGCGGCGCAGGCGGCCGGCGAAGGCGTAGGCGAGCAGGGCCAGCAGCGCGAAGGCGGAGAGGTGCTCGACGGCCGGCGGGAGCATCTGGTGAGCGTGGGAGACGACCTCGATCGTCGTGTTGTAGACCAGAGCGTCGAGCAGCAGGCCGGCGCCGAGGGCGCAGCCGGCCACGGTGGCCAGGTAGAGCAGCGCCGTGCGCCGGCCCATCACGTTCCAGATGGTGGTCAAGCCGGCGGCGTTCGTGGCCGGACCGGTCATCAGGAACACCAGGGCCGCGCCGGGGCTGAGGCCCTTGAGGATCAGCGCCGCCGCGACCGGCACCGACGCCGACGCACAGACGTAGATCGGAATGCCCACCGCCATCATCACCAGCATGGCGGGCAGTCCTCGTCCGAGCTTGTCGGCGAAGAAATCGTCGGGCGTCAGCGCCGAGATGATCGCCGCAATCGCCAGGCCCAGCAGCAAGGGCTTGCCGATATCGTGCGGCAGGGTCACGAAGGCATATTTCATCCCGTCGAGAAACTTCTTCCTCCATGTGGGATTCGGCGAGCCGTTGCCGGGCGGATCGGCCGGTTCGACGGGAACGGCAGCGTCCCGCCCGAAGAGATTGACGAGCAACCCGCCCACGACGCCCGTCACCAGGGCCACGAGCGGCCGGAAGATCGCAAAGACCGGGCCGAGCAGACTGTACGTCACCAGAATACTGTCCACTCCCGTCTGCGGCGTGGACAACAGGAACGACAGGGTCGCGCCCTTGCTCGCGCCCTGCTTGCGCAACGACATCGAGACGGGGATCACGCCGCACGAGCACAGCGGCAGCGGCACGCCAAAGATCGCCGCCTTGAATAGCGGCAGCAGGCCGGGACCGCCGAGGTGTCGCTCGACCATCTTCCGCGAAACCAGCATCGACAGCAGGCCCGCCACGAAGAAGCCGAACAGCAGATACGGCGACATCTCCGCGAAGACCGACCAGAAATCCAACGCAATCTGACGCAGTACGTCAAGCACGGCTCGCCACCCCACTCTCGACTTCCACCGTCTCGCTTCGAATCACGTCGCCCCGAAGTGAGACCGTGACGTCCTGGAAATCGTTCAGTCGGCCGCTCCGTGCGACGGCCTCGCGGGCCACGCGCGTCAGGCCGGAGCAGCACGGCACTTCCATATGCACCACGGTCAGCGAGCGGATCGTATTGGCGCCGAGGATATCGGCCAGCTTCTCGATGTAGAACTGAGCGTCGTCGAGCTTCGGGCAGCCCATCGCCACGCTGCGGCCTTTGAGGAACCGCTGGTGGAAATCGCCCATCGCAAACGGCACGCAATCGGCCGCCAGCAGCAGGTCCGCGTCGGCGAAATACGGCGCCGTCCGCGCCACCAGCTTCAACTGGATGGGCCAGTGTCCCAGTTGCGACGGGACCGCCGGGGCCTCAACGTCGTCGGCAGGCCCCGCCTTCGCAGCGGCCTCGAACTGGTGCATCGCCAGACCCGGACAGGCGAACGCCGGTTCCGGCTTGCCCTCGCGCGCCAGATGGGCCTTGGTCGCCTCTTCGTCGAACTCAGGCGCCTCCCGCTGCTCGATCGTGATGGCGTCCTGGGGGCAGTGCCCCAGGCACGCCCCCAGTCCGTCGCAGTAGGTTTCGCTGACCAGTTTGGCCTTGCCGTTGATGATCTTGATCGCGCCTTCGGCGCAGGCGGTGACGCACTGGCCGCAGCCGTTGCACTTCTCCTCATCGATCTTTACGATGTTTCGTACTGCCATGATACACCTCGATTCCTACGGGTTTGGAGTAACCGCCGTCTTTCGTCACCCCCCTCGGCGGGGTACGGCCACGAACAGGAAGCATGCCTCGTCCATGGCCAAACCCCTCGACTGCACTCCGTTGCGCTCGGGGTGACAAGCAAGCGGCGATCAGTTCTCCTTCACCGTATGCAATCTCCGCCCGCTCACGTGGCGAGCGTGGCGGCGATATCGTCTTTCACATCGCCGATCGGCTTGATGTCGAACTTCTCGACGAGCACGTTGAGCACGTCCGGCGTAACGAAGGCCGGCAGGCTCGGTCCAAGCCGGATGTCTTTGACGCCCAGGTGCAGCAGCGTCAACAGGATCGCCACCGCCTTCTGCTCGAACCACGAGAGAATCAGCGAAAGCGGCAGATCATTGACGCCGCAGTTGAACGCACCCGCCAGCGCCACCGCGATCTGCACCGCCGAGTAGGCGTCGTTGCACTGCCCGACGTCGAGCAGTCTCGGGATGCCGTCGATGTCGCCGAATTCGAGCTTGTTGAAGCGGTACTTGCCGCACGCCAGCGTCAGGATCACGCAGTCGTCCGGGACCTCCTCGGCGAATTCGGTGTAGTAGTTGCGGCCGGGCTTGGCCCCGTCACAGCCGCCGATCAGGTAGAAATGGCGGATCTTGCCCGCCTTGACCAGGTCGATCACCTTGCCGGCGGCGTTCATCACCGCGTTGTGCCCGAAGCCGACGGTGATGTACTTGGCCGGCGCATCGGCGGCAAAGCCCGGCTGGGCCAGCGCGGAGGCGATGACCGGCGCGAAGTTGCGGTCGTCGATGTGCTTGACGCCGGGCCAGCCGACCAGGCCGAGCGTGAAGACGCGGTCCTTGTAGCTGTCCTTGGGCTTCATGATGCAGTTCGTCGTCATGACGATCGGGCCGGGAAACTCGTCGAACTCGGTCCGCTGGTTCTGCCAGGCGCCGCCGTAGTTGCCCGCCAGGTGCTTGTACTTCTTCAGGCCCGGATACGCGTTGCAGGGCAGCATCTCGCCGTGCGTGTAGACGTTGATCCCCTTGCCCTCGGTCTGCTTGAGCAATTCGTCGAGGTCTCTCAGGTCGTGGCCCGAGACCAGAATGCACTTGCCCTTGACGGGGGTGATGCGCACCTGGGTTGGCTCGGGGTGCCCGTACGCGCCGGTGTTGGCGGCGTCGAGCAGCTCCATCGCGCGGAGGTTGATCTCGCCGGTCTTGAGGGCCTTGGCGAGCAGGTCATTGACGTCGGCCGGGCCGGTGGTAAGGTAGTCGAGCATCTCGTGGAAGTCGGCGTAGAGCTTCGCGTCCTCCTTGCCGAGGATCTCGGCGTGATCGACGTAGGCGGCGGCGCCCTTGAGGCCGTAGACGATCAGTTCCTGCAGGCCGGCCGGCGTGCCGCCGAGCTTGTCGATCCACTTGCTGATCGAGACGTCCTGGGCCTTGGCGAGCAGGCCCTGAAGGTCGTCGGTGTTCTCCCACCAGCGGACCGGACAGGAGAAGGTCTCGGCCGTCTTGCCGGCTTTCCGTGCGGCCTGCTCGTAGAGCGACTGCGCCTTGGTCTTGATGATCGCCGCCTCCTGAAGGAACGCGCCGAACCAGCGAAGGTCGAAGTTCACGTTCGTCACCGTGCTGAACAGCGCCTTGACCACGAACACGTCGATGGCCCGGTCCCGCGCGCCCATCTGGTGGGCCCGATACGCATAGCGGGCGATGTCCTTGGTCGCGTAGATCAGCAGATCCTGAAGCGCTGCCGTCTCCGGGTCCTTGCCGCACGCCCCCATCGTCGTACACCCTGTTCCCTTGGTCGTCTGCTCGCACTGATAACAAAACATAATAGGTCTCCTTTGTTCAGTAATACTTCTGTTCGATGTTTGGCTCGCGTTGCATCCGTTCGTATTCCTGTCGTTGCCTTGCCGTCACAGCAACCTCGTGGTTTGCGCCGGCCGCGGGGCCTTGACGACCAGCACGCGGAAGAGGCCGTCGCTCTCGTTGGACCAGGCGTGCGGGATCTTCGCCGGACTGTCGATCAGCGTATCCGGTCCGACCTCGCGCCGCTCGTCGCCGATCTCAACCACGCCCCGGCCCTCGAGCACATAGAAGAACACGTCCACTGGCGTAACGTGCTTCTTGAGCGATTCGCCCGGGTTCAGCGTGATATGCATCACCTGGGCGTGCTCGGTCTCGTACAGCTTGCTCACCCGGACGTTATGCGGGTTCGGTGTTGCCGGGGCGGTCTTGGCCTCGATCGTCTTCATATTATCGCCATCTCCTTACGGGTGCGTTCTAACGAATCATAATCAGCAGCATCTTGAACCGTTCGACGGCCGTCACCGAGTGCGGCACGTGGGCGGGCATGACGATCAGCTCGCCGGCGACAACGTCCTTCGCCTGTCCGCCGATCACCAGATGCGCCCGGCCGTCCACCACCTGGACGACGGCGTCGTAGGGCGAGGTGTGCTCGCTGAGCTTCTGGCCCTGGTCGAAGGCGAACAGGGTGATCGTTCCACTGGCCTTGTCCAGAATCGTCTTGCTGACGATCGAGTCGTCGGCATATCCCGCCAAGGCCGCCAGCGATTGGGCCCGGCCCACGCAGGCGTCCAGCAGCGTCGTTTGTTTCGTTCGTTCGGTCATTTGTTTCTCCCACGGCGTTGTAAGATCTTGCGTTGCGTCGGTCGATTCCGGGCCAGTTCGGCCAGCGTCACCGCGCCGAGATATTCGTCCATCTGCTCCTGGAGCCGGCCGATCCGGGCCCGAATGGGGCAGCCGTCCTGTCTTTCGCAGGCACCGTCGCCCAGGAGGCAGCGATTCAGCCGCAACGGGCCCTGGATTGCCGCAATCACATCGAGGATCGGTACATCCTCTGGCCGCCGGGCCAGACGAAAGCCCCCCTTCGGCCCCATGTCGCTTTCCACAAGTCCTTCCTTGTGAAGCTTTTGCATCAGTTTACACGCCAGTTGGTACGACACGTCCTCTTCGTCTGACAACGCCCGGGTGGACACCGATCCATCCCCATATCGCCCGGCCAGGTTCACCGCCAGACGCAGTGCGTAATCGGTATTGCGCCTCAGTATGTCCATCCGTTCCCACCGAACTCGGCACGTATCACACAGGCCCACAATGGCCTGTGGTTCTATATAGGATGAATATAGTCCTACTTGTTCGCTCGTGCAAAGGGAAAATCGAAAAAAGCGAAGATTTTCTTTTGGCGAGTCCCCGGCGACCGGATTGGACGGTCCATCGTCACGATGTTCTCGGCCCCAACAGAAGGTCTTGTGTCTACGGGGCGGTCATGGCCGACGGGGCGTCAGGGCAGCAACTTGACGCCGTCGCCGCTGACGAAGGCCTGCGCGACGTCCCAGGCCTTCTGGCGCGTCGAGACATCGGGGTAACGCGGCGCCGCCGTTACGCCGAGGCGCCCCAGCAAGCGGGCCGCATCCACGCGGGCCTGCTGGGCCAGGTTGGCCGCCTCGCCGAGAAGCCGCGTCGACTCCTGAGGCGAGTGAAATCCCATACCGTTTGTCGCCGAGACGTAGTCCCAGCGGAACTGCGCGTCGCGAATCAGTGACCGTGCCGCTTTCAGATCGTCGTCGCTTGCCCCCGCCTGCTTTGCTGCCGCCACGTCGAAGTGGGCGTGCACCAGCGCCTCTTCGGCCTGCACCATGGCGTCACTGACCTTGGTCTGCATGCCCTCGACGCGCGTGCGCACATCTTCTTCGCTCCAGCGGTGACAGACCGCGCAACTGTTGGCGATGTTCAGCAGCGGGCTCTGGACGTGGTGATCGGTGAACTTGACGCCGCCTTCAGTGCGGTACGGCATGTGACAATCGGCGCAGGCCACGTTGCGGAACGAGTGCACGCCCGTCAGATACACTTCGTAGTCCGGATGCTGGGCCTTGACGACCCGCACGCCGGAAATCGGATGCACGTAATCGGCGAAGTCGATGGCGTCGTAATAGGCCAGCATCTCATCGGCCGTCGTCCCCTTGGCCCAGGGAAACACCAGGTAGTTCTTCAGCCCCGCCGACTCATCGTTCTTGAAATAGTACTCGGCGTGACATTGCGAGCACACCAGGGAGCGCATCTCCTGGTGGGTCGCCTCGTCGATGTCACGGCCCATGGCGGCGAAGGCCTCGCGCAGGGCCGGGCGGGTGATGCGAAGCCGCAGCGTCTCGGGGTCGTGGCAGTCCTGGCAGCCGATCGGGTGCTTGACCTCGTCGGCCAGGTCGTGGAAGTTGGCGGCGTAGAACTCCTTGACGCCCATCCGATTCATCAGCCGGGGCACGTCCGTGCTCTTGCAGCTCCAGCAGGTGCCGGCCTGGAACGGCGTGGCGATCCGGGCAGTCTCACGGACGTCATGTGCGGCGTAGTAGTGTCCCCGCGCCTGCAGGT containing:
- a CDS encoding tetratricopeptide repeat protein; the protein is MSRSLLARIASWMYPKSHEAYEFWDQISSLRDEGRFVEAYSVFCRAIQKYPQVLDSGDICVMLAELELSANMNHQEALRLLDRATKQGYTAEARYYRVHGMAIWQGGQYEAAITDIERAVSLDADSVNLIPFAERLSFVDDSRASDIWLRILEKEPDNCMAHAYLARESIKAGDTSAALRWAEKAAQLNPSGSDLYEIGHIYHGLSRFRDAIQFYARAKESGYENRAAVLASMAACHISLGEPAQAKADLEEASLYDSDDDYVKFVWQEYQRSYWGGEGGERTAT
- a CDS encoding permease — protein: MLDVLRQIALDFWSVFAEMSPYLLFGFFVAGLLSMLVSRKMVERHLGGPGLLPLFKAAIFGVPLPLCSCGVIPVSMSLRKQGASKGATLSFLLSTPQTGVDSILVTYSLLGPVFAIFRPLVALVTGVVGGLLVNLFGRDAAVPVEPADPPGNGSPNPTWRKKFLDGMKYAFVTLPHDIGKPLLLGLAIAAIISALTPDDFFADKLGRGLPAMLVMMAVGIPIYVCASASVPVAAALILKGLSPGAALVFLMTGPATNAAGLTTIWNVMGRRTALLYLATVAGCALGAGLLLDALVYNTTIEVVSHAHQMLPPAVEHLSAFALLALLAYAFAGRLRRRPT
- a CDS encoding ATP-binding protein; the protein is MAVRNIVKIDEEKCNGCGQCVTACAEGAIKIINGKAKLVSETYCDGLGACLGHCPQDAITIEQREAPEFDEEATKAHLAREGKPEPAFACPGLAMHQFEAAAKAGPADDVEAPAVPSQLGHWPIQLKLVARTAPYFADADLLLAADCVPFAMGDFHQRFLKGRSVAMGCPKLDDAQFYIEKLADILGANTIRSLTVVHMEVPCCSGLTRVAREAVARSGRLNDFQDVTVSLRGDVIRSETVEVESGVASRA
- the hcp gene encoding hydroxylamine reductase — its product is MFCYQCEQTTKGTGCTTMGACGKDPETAALQDLLIYATKDIARYAYRAHQMGARDRAIDVFVVKALFSTVTNVNFDLRWFGAFLQEAAIIKTKAQSLYEQAARKAGKTAETFSCPVRWWENTDDLQGLLAKAQDVSISKWIDKLGGTPAGLQELIVYGLKGAAAYVDHAEILGKEDAKLYADFHEMLDYLTTGPADVNDLLAKALKTGEINLRAMELLDAANTGAYGHPEPTQVRITPVKGKCILVSGHDLRDLDELLKQTEGKGINVYTHGEMLPCNAYPGLKKYKHLAGNYGGAWQNQRTEFDEFPGPIVMTTNCIMKPKDSYKDRVFTLGLVGWPGVKHIDDRNFAPVIASALAQPGFAADAPAKYITVGFGHNAVMNAAGKVIDLVKAGKIRHFYLIGGCDGAKPGRNYYTEFAEEVPDDCVILTLACGKYRFNKLEFGDIDGIPRLLDVGQCNDAYSAVQIAVALAGAFNCGVNDLPLSLILSWFEQKAVAILLTLLHLGVKDIRLGPSLPAFVTPDVLNVLVEKFDIKPIGDVKDDIAATLAT
- a CDS encoding cupin domain-containing protein encodes the protein MKTIEAKTAPATPNPHNVRVSKLYETEHAQVMHITLNPGESLKKHVTPVDVFFYVLEGRGVVEIGDERREVGPDTLIDSPAKIPHAWSNESDGLFRVLVVKAPRPAQTTRLL
- a CDS encoding cupin domain-containing protein, whose translation is MTERTKQTTLLDACVGRAQSLAALAGYADDSIVSKTILDKASGTITLFAFDQGQKLSEHTSPYDAVVQVVDGRAHLVIGGQAKDVVAGELIVMPAHVPHSVTAVERFKMLLIMIR
- a CDS encoding RrF2 family transcriptional regulator — protein: MDILRRNTDYALRLAVNLAGRYGDGSVSTRALSDEEDVSYQLACKLMQKLHKEGLVESDMGPKGGFRLARRPEDVPILDVIAAIQGPLRLNRCLLGDGACERQDGCPIRARIGRLQEQMDEYLGAVTLAELARNRPTQRKILQRRGRNK
- a CDS encoding ammonia-forming cytochrome c nitrite reductase subunit c552; translation: MASGSSQDKSKLFTTSAGPLPLWAGAAVLVSAAGAVLVIGLLAVSIMERRWEAQRPTMVATPIAEWEPDNAVWGQSYPRQYESYLRTRISDTKTKFGGADPRDYLEEDPYQVILFAGYGFSKEYLQARGHYYAAHDVRETARIATPFQAGTCWSCKSTDVPRLMNRMGVKEFYAANFHDLADEVKHPIGCQDCHDPETLRLRITRPALREAFAAMGRDIDEATHQEMRSLVCSQCHAEYYFKNDESAGLKNYLVFPWAKGTTADEMLAYYDAIDFADYVHPISGVRVVKAQHPDYEVYLTGVHSFRNVACADCHMPYRTEGGVKFTDHHVQSPLLNIANSCAVCHRWSEEDVRTRVEGMQTKVSDAMVQAEEALVHAHFDVAAAKQAGASDDDLKAARSLIRDAQFRWDYVSATNGMGFHSPQESTRLLGEAANLAQQARVDAARLLGRLGVTAAPRYPDVSTRQKAWDVAQAFVSGDGVKLLP